ATGGCCCATCGTGAATCAGCATATCTTCGATTGCTTCCTGCAAGTCCCCTCTTTCGGTGACTTTCTGTGCCTGAATTCCATAAGCTTCCGCAATTTTAATGAAATCAGGATTGTCCAGCTCTGTAGAAGAATAGCGTTTTTCGAAAAACATCTGCTGCCACTGTCTTACCATACCCAGGAAATTATTATTCAGCAAAACCACCTTTACAGGAGCTTTGGTCTGCATGATAGTCCCTAGTTCTTGGATGGTCATCTGTATACCCCCATCACCTACTACGCAAACTACCTGTCTAGAGAAGTCATACATCTGTGCCCCCAGTGCTGCTGGCAGGGCAAAGCCCATAGTCCCCAGTCCCCCGGAAGTCACTTGCGTACGTGACTGCTTGTAATTGAAATACCTCCAGGCAATCATCTGATGCTGTCCCACATCTGTCACCAAGATAGCATCGTCTGCCTTATATTGATTGATCTGATGAATGACCTCACCCATGGTCAACCCAGCCTTGGTAGGCTTCAGGTCCGGTTGTATGACTGTGGCATTTTCTTCGTCCTTCAATTCTTGAAACTTATTCATCCATTCTGGATGTGACTTTTCAGAAACTGCATCAGTCAGTAATCCAAGGCTTTCTTTACAATTGCCCAGAACGGCCACCTCGCATTTCACATTCTTGTTGATCTCTGCCGGGTCAAGTTCCAGATGGATTACCTTGGCTTGTTTGGCATATCTCTTCAAGTCTCCTGTCACACGATCATCAAACCTCATCCCCACTGCGATCAACACATCGCACTGATTGGTCAATAAATTTGGCGCATAATTTCCATGCATCCCAAGTTTTCCTACATAATTTGGATGATCCTCAGACAATGCTCCAGATCCCAACAAGGTAGATGCTGCCGGAATACCGGTCTTTTCGATAAATGCTTTAAACTCCGCCTCTGCTTTGCCTAAAACCACTCCCTGCCCAAAGAGGACATATGGTCTTTTAGCCATATTGATCAAGAAAGCAGCCTCTTGAATGGCTGACTTATCTATGGGCAGATTGACTTGATAGGATCTAAAGCCCAGGCAGTGTTCATATGAAAAGTCGCCAAAATCCTGCTGTGCATCCTTGGTGATATCAATCAATACCGGACCAGGTCTTCCCGATCGAGCGATATAAAATCCCTTTGCGATGGCTGGAGCTATATCCTCAATCCTCCTGACCTGAATATTCCACTTGGTACCAGGCATGGAGATCCCTACTACATCCGTTTCCTGAAATGCATCTGTTCCGAGTAGATGTGAGGCTACCTGACCTGTAATACAGACCAGTGGGGTGCTGTCTATCTGAGCATCCGCCATACCAGTGATTAAATTGGTAGCTCCAGGTCCTGAAGTAGCCAGGCAGACCCCCACTTTTCCAGAAACTCTGGCATACCCCTGCGCGGCATGGATAGCCCCCTGCTCGTGGCGTGTCAAAACATGCTTGATCTGGTCATGATAATCGTACAATGCATCATAAACCGGCATGATAGCTCCACCTGGATATCCGAAAATTATCTCAGCTTGCTCAGCAATGAGTGATCTAACTACAATATCCGCCCCTCTGATCATAGACTCCTTCATAGGCTTAAAATTTATCTGTCACACAGCCTTCTGAAGCTGATGACACTAGTTTATTGTATTTTTTAAGGGTACCCTGCAGGCCCGAAACGTCAGGCTGCTTCCAGGATTTTTTTCTTTCTGCCAGCTCTTCCTCAGACACATCCACTTTGAGTTGCAGATTATCAGCGTCAATAGTGATCATATCACCATTTTTCACCAGACCAATTGGCCCGCCATTGTAAGCTTCCGGAGTGACATGCCCCACCACAAATCCGTGAGTTCCTCCAGAAAACCTGCCGTCCGTGATCAATGCTACATCAGAGCCTAAACCCGCACCAATAATCATCGATGTTGGCTTAAGCATTTCCGGCATTCCAGGACCGCCTTTGGGGCCAATATTCCGTATCACGATCACCTCGCCCTTATTGATCTGATGATCCCGGATCGCGTCATTTGCTGCCTGCTCGGAATCAAACACGTGAGCAGGTCCGGTAAATGAACTACCTTCCTTACCGGTGATTTTTGCTACTGCTCCTTCTGGAGCTAGATTACCAGAAAGCACACAAAGGTGACCGGTAGCTTTGATCGGGGTCTCAAGTGGATGAATCACATTGACCATAGAAACGGTGACGGCTTCCACATCTTTTAGATTTTCTTCTAAAGTTTTCCCGGTTACAGTCATGCAGTCCCCATGCAGGAATCCATTCTGAAGCATGTATTTCATAAATGCAGGAACTCCACCTTGTTCATGAAGGTCTTCCATCATGAATTTTCCGGAAGGCTTGAAATCACCTATCATCGGCACTCTGGCGTTGATAGCTTTGAAATCCTCAATGGTAAAGTCAATTCCAGCTGTACGCGCGATAGCTATGATATGCATCACTGCATTAGTACTGCCGCCCAGAGCAATGGCTACTACCACGGCATTTTCTATACTTTTTCTGGTGATGATATCACTTGGTTTGATATCCTTCTCCAGTAGGATTTTCATGTACTTGTTTACCTCACGACATTCTCTGAGTTTCTCTGGTGAGTTTGCCGGATAGGACGAGGAGTAGGGCAAGGACATCCCCATCGCCTCAATTGCCGATGACATGGTATTGGCGGTATACATCCCTCCACAAGCTCCTTTGCCGGGGCATGCATTTCGGATCACACCATCATAATCTTCGTCAGAAATATTTCCATTGACTCGCTTACCGAAAGCTTCAAAGGCTGAAACAATATTCAGTTTCTCTCCTTTATAGTTACCTGAAGCGATAGTTCCTCCATACACCATAATCGCAGGTCTATTGGTACGTATCATCCCCATTAGCGCTCCCGGCATGTTTTTATCACATCCAGCCACTGCCACAGTACCGTCAAAGGAGTGTCCTATTATAAATGACTCTATCGAATCAGCGATAATCTCTCTGGACACCAGAGAGTAGCGCATACCCAGCGTGCCCATAGTCGTGCCGTCAGAGACTCCTATGGTATTAAAAATTAAACCGGTCAGATCGTGCTCCTGTGAGGAGGCTTTGATCAGACCGGCAAAGTCGTTCAGGTGCATATTGCAGGGATTGCTCTCATAACCGCAACTGGCTATCCCTACAAAAGGCTGTTTCATCTTTTTGTCACTCAAACCAGTGGCATAAAGCATGGCTTTGCCTGCAGGATGCTCTTCATTGTCGCTTATTTCCCAGCTGTACTTTTTCAGGGTCATATCTTTTGGGGTATAAAAAAAAGTGCCTCAACTCAGTGAGGCACTTTAGATGTTTTTTATTTCATTATAAATAATAGTCTAGTGCCTCACATTAAAATCCAATGAGAATAATGACGCTTAGCAAAATGACTACTTTATACATGTTCTTGTGTCGGTTTTCTATTAACTGGTGACGAATCACATGACAAACTTAAAACCGAATTTTCAGACTTACAATATTTAATTTTACATTTTTCATCTTACTCAGATAAAAAATGTATGTGAATTAATAATATTCAAAATATTAAATGGATCAAAAGCCAAAATCATCCTGTATTTCGGGGAATGATTTGTTCAATAAATGGATTTCCAAAATTTTGTATTGATTTCAAGAATTTTCAATTTTAACCATTCCTTGTTCTATTTTTTTCAATAATAAAAAAGCTTAGAAACAGTAACTTCAAAAAGAATCTCAAAAATTACAAAATTCCTAAAAAGCAAAAACCCTATTTCACCTTACTTTTTATTTTATTTTTGCCCAAACACCAAATATCCATGATCACTTTCCCAAACGCTAAAATCAACCTCGGTCTACACATCACCAAAAAGCGAAATGACGGGTTTCATGACATCGAAACTTGCATGTACCCCATCCCGGTTTATGACGCTTTGGAAATGATTATTGATAAAAAACGTACTTCCTTTGAAAGCACAGGGATACCCATTCCTGGCAAGCCTTCTGATAACCTGATCTTGAAAGCTTTCAATTTATTGAAAAAAGATTTTCCGGCTTTGCCAAACCTCGCCATCCATCTGCACAAACACATCCCTATGGGAGCTGGACTGGGTGGTGGCTCGGCGGATGCGGCTTTTGCACTCAAGCTGATGAATAATCTTTTTGATTTGATCTTAGATGATTTCTTCCTCGAGGAGTATGCCGCAAAACTGGGCAGCGACTGTGCATTTTTCATAGAAAACACTCCCAAAATCGCAACTGGCAGAGGCGAGATTTTAG
This genomic window from Algoriphagus sp. TR-M9 contains:
- the ilvB gene encoding biosynthetic-type acetolactate synthase large subunit; this translates as MKESMIRGADIVVRSLIAEQAEIIFGYPGGAIMPVYDALYDYHDQIKHVLTRHEQGAIHAAQGYARVSGKVGVCLATSGPGATNLITGMADAQIDSTPLVCITGQVASHLLGTDAFQETDVVGISMPGTKWNIQVRRIEDIAPAIAKGFYIARSGRPGPVLIDITKDAQQDFGDFSYEHCLGFRSYQVNLPIDKSAIQEAAFLINMAKRPYVLFGQGVVLGKAEAEFKAFIEKTGIPAASTLLGSGALSEDHPNYVGKLGMHGNYAPNLLTNQCDVLIAVGMRFDDRVTGDLKRYAKQAKVIHLELDPAEINKNVKCEVAVLGNCKESLGLLTDAVSEKSHPEWMNKFQELKDEENATVIQPDLKPTKAGLTMGEVIHQINQYKADDAILVTDVGQHQMIAWRYFNYKQSRTQVTSGGLGTMGFALPAALGAQMYDFSRQVVCVVGDGGIQMTIQELGTIMQTKAPVKVVLLNNNFLGMVRQWQQMFFEKRYSSTELDNPDFIKIAEAYGIQAQKVTERGDLQEAIEDMLIHDGPYFLEVVVEKEDNVFPMIATGCSVEEVRLS
- the ilvD gene encoding dihydroxy-acid dehydratase is translated as MTLKKYSWEISDNEEHPAGKAMLYATGLSDKKMKQPFVGIASCGYESNPCNMHLNDFAGLIKASSQEHDLTGLIFNTIGVSDGTTMGTLGMRYSLVSREIIADSIESFIIGHSFDGTVAVAGCDKNMPGALMGMIRTNRPAIMVYGGTIASGNYKGEKLNIVSAFEAFGKRVNGNISDEDYDGVIRNACPGKGACGGMYTANTMSSAIEAMGMSLPYSSSYPANSPEKLRECREVNKYMKILLEKDIKPSDIITRKSIENAVVVAIALGGSTNAVMHIIAIARTAGIDFTIEDFKAINARVPMIGDFKPSGKFMMEDLHEQGGVPAFMKYMLQNGFLHGDCMTVTGKTLEENLKDVEAVTVSMVNVIHPLETPIKATGHLCVLSGNLAPEGAVAKITGKEGSSFTGPAHVFDSEQAANDAIRDHQINKGEVIVIRNIGPKGGPGMPEMLKPTSMIIGAGLGSDVALITDGRFSGGTHGFVVGHVTPEAYNGGPIGLVKNGDMITIDADNLQLKVDVSEEELAERKKSWKQPDVSGLQGTLKKYNKLVSSASEGCVTDKF
- the ispE gene encoding 4-(cytidine 5'-diphospho)-2-C-methyl-D-erythritol kinase; this translates as MITFPNAKINLGLHITKKRNDGFHDIETCMYPIPVYDALEMIIDKKRTSFESTGIPIPGKPSDNLILKAFNLLKKDFPALPNLAIHLHKHIPMGAGLGGGSADAAFALKLMNNLFDLILDDFFLEEYAAKLGSDCAFFIENTPKIATGRGEILAPSNLDLKGMHLVLVNPGIHIGTKEAYAGVKPSPPQVKLEEVLSDKSRWKDELVNDFEASIFTNHPEIAKIKQTMYEAGAFYAAMSGSGSSVFGLFEQKPPSFKWNEKYFQVELTL